The proteins below are encoded in one region of Longimicrobium sp.:
- a CDS encoding PqqD family protein produces the protein MSETTYSVPADVLAAHLEGEAVLLNMDTKDYFRLNATAACVWKGLERGLDRQGLVDELCANFEVEPDEAGTELDRLLGELRQRKLIVAAA, from the coding sequence ATGAGCGAGACGACGTACTCGGTGCCCGCCGACGTGCTGGCGGCGCACCTGGAGGGCGAGGCGGTGCTGCTGAACATGGACACCAAGGACTACTTCCGGCTGAACGCCACCGCGGCGTGCGTGTGGAAGGGGCTGGAGCGGGGGCTGGACCGGCAGGGGCTGGTGGACGAGCTGTGCGCGAACTTCGAGGTGGAGCCCGACGAGGCCGGCACGGAGCTGGACCGGCTGCTGGGCGAGCTCCGGCAGCGCAAGCTGATCGTGGCGGCGGCGTGA